The following coding sequences lie in one Gadus morhua chromosome 20, gadMor3.0, whole genome shotgun sequence genomic window:
- the pdzk1 gene encoding Na(+)/H(+) exchange regulatory cofactor NHE-RF3 has product MSGFVQRVMALTKRPGQTFGFFLRAEQGEAGHLVRCLDMGGAAELAGMRDGDRILRVNGTFVDDLPHQRVVELVKERGVSVTFSVIDAASYERAKTEGVDLSVTHPRPPAVAAGGVLAALGPAGTPRLCYLVKASAGYGFSLRSVLGELGVFLTQVSSGGVAERAGARTNDRLLEVNGASVEQATHEQVVERIRVADDALMFLLVDEDTYRYYQTNQMKVGAGLATVKHLPHQPRIVYLTKGPEGYGFLLREDPKTKAHLIKDVDVGSPARRGGLVDGDRLVAVDGAALESQSHEAAVEHIRRAGGACCLLVVDPDTDRMYKMAGVSPMLYWEETKGSASPPSYSDAIHLPAPPRPAPAGDREEQQQEEEEQEEEEQKEEEQKEEQKEEELKPKLCKMQKTSAGYGFHINGIRGVCGQHIEEVVQGGAADRAGLQDGDVVVEVNSVNVESSAHEEVVALVHRSGASLELLVASQRVYDRLRARGAPITPTLLGPGPRVQTQATVEPRAGAGTPPPPGPPRPGEDAIGVVCLV; this is encoded by the exons ATGTCGGGTTTCGTCCAGCGCGTGATGGCGCTGACCAAGCGGCCCGGTCAGACCTTCGGGTTCTTCCTGCGGGCGGAGCAGGGCGAGGCGGGGCACCTGGTGCGCTGCCTGGACATGGGCGGGGCCGCCGAGCTGGCCGGCATGAGGGACGGCGACCGCATCCTCAGGGTGAACGGGACCTTCGTGGACGACCTGCCCCACCAGCGG gtggtggagctggtgaaggAGAGGGGCGTGTCCGTGACCTTCAGCGTGATCGACGCCGCGTCCTACGAGCGGGCCAAGACCGAGGGGGTGGACCTGTCCGTCACGCACCCCCGCCCGCCGGccgtggcggcggggggggtccTCGCGGCGCTGGGCCCCGCGGGGACCCCCAGGCTCTGCTACCTGGTCAAGGCCAGCGCCGGCTATGGCTTCTCCCTGCGGTCGGTCCTGG GCGAGCTGGGCGTGTTCCTGACCCAGGTGTCGTCGGGGGGCGTGGCCGAGCGGGCGGGGGCCCGGACCAACGACCGGCTGCTGGAGGTGAACGGGGCGAGCGTGGAGCAGGCCACGCACGagcaggtggtggagaggaTCAGGGTGGCGGACGACGCCCTCATGTTCCTATTGGTGGACGAGGACACGTACCGCTACTACCAGACCAATCAGATGAAGGTAGGGGCGGGGCTGGCCACCGTGAAGCACCTCCCACACCAGCCACGCATCGTTTACCTCACCAAAGGACCGGAGGGGTACGGCTTCCTGCTCAGGGAGGACCCCAAGACCAAAG CCCACCTCATCAAGGACGTCGACGTGGGGAGCCCGGcccggaggggggggctggtggacgGGGACCGGCTGGTGGCCGTGGACGGGGCGGCGCTGGAGAGCCAATCCCACGAGGCGGCGGTGGAGCACATCCGACGGGCGGGCGGCGCCTGCTGCCTCCTGGTGGTGGACCCCGACACCGACAGGATGTACAAGATG GCCGGCGTGTCCCCCATGCTCTACTGGGAGGAGACCAAGGGGTCTGCGTCCCCCCCCAGCTACTCAGACGCCATCCACCTgccggcccccccccgcccagcaccAGCAGGCGAcagggaggagcagcagcaggaggaggaggagcaggaggaggaggagcagaaggaggaggagcagaaggaggagcagaaggaggaggagctcaagCCTAAACTGTGCAAGATGCAGAAGACGTCCGCAGGCTACGGCTTCCACATCAACGGCATCCGGGGCGTGTGTGGGCAGCACATCGAAGAG gtggTGCAGGGCGGGGCAGCCGACCGCGCCGGGCTGCAGGACGGCgacgtggtggtggaggtgaacaGCGTCAACGTGGAGAGCTCCGCCCACGAGGAGGTGGTGGCGCTGGTCCATCGCAGCGGCGCCTCCCTGGAGCTGCTGGTGGCCTCGCAGCGCGTCTACGACCGGCTCCGGGCCCGGGGGGCGCCCATCACCCCCACGCTGCTGGGACCGGGCCCCAGGGTCCAGACCCAGGCCACGGTGGAGCCCCGGGCCGGggccgggaccccccccccccccggacccccccgcCCGGGAGAGG ACGCCATCGGTGTCGTCTGCCTCGTCTGA